One window from the genome of Haloprofundus halobius encodes:
- the gatC gene encoding Asp-tRNA(Asn)/Glu-tRNA(Gln) amidotransferase subunit GatC: MSYTSVDADEVRHVATLARVDLDDEEVEEFAAQFADILTYFDALDEVPEVDAETELVNVMRPDEVRESLTQEEALANAAETEDGFFKGPKVS; this comes from the coding sequence ATGAGCTATACGTCCGTCGACGCCGACGAAGTGCGGCACGTCGCGACACTTGCGCGAGTCGACCTCGACGACGAGGAGGTCGAGGAGTTCGCCGCGCAGTTCGCCGACATCCTCACCTACTTCGACGCGCTCGACGAGGTGCCCGAAGTCGACGCGGAGACGGAACTGGTGAACGTGATGCGCCCCGACGAGGTCCGCGAGAGCCTCACGCAGGAGGAGGCGCTCGCGAACGCCGCAGAGACCGAAGACGGCTTCTTCAAGGGACCGAAGGTGTCGTAG
- the gatA gene encoding Asp-tRNA(Asn)/Glu-tRNA(Gln) amidotransferase subunit GatA produces MAADLNIFVTEETVESDADGPLSGKTVAVKDNISTEGLRTTCGSAMLDDYVPPYDATVVERLKEAGATIVGKANMDEFGMGSTTETSAFGPTKNPVDPERAPGGSSGGSAAAVAAGEADLALGTDTGGSVRNPAAFCGVVGIKPTYGLVSRYGLVAYANSLEQIGPFAPTVEEAAELLDVISGPDAKDATTHDEGVNSDYMSAADGDVEGLTVGVPTELVEGADGRVVETFEDALSELEAQGAETTEVSLESVGHAVQAYYVIAMSEASSNLARFDGVRYGISASEAGGGSEGERSEFSGESRGYEGNWNESFARVREEGFGAEVKRRVLLGTYALSAGYHDKYYKKAQDARAWVKQDFDAAFEEADVLASPTMPVLPPKLGESLDDPLQLYLTDANTVPVNLANLPAISVPAGESEGLPVGLQLIGPKFGEEEIVRAASAVEQ; encoded by the coding sequence ATGGCCGCCGACCTCAACATCTTCGTCACCGAGGAGACCGTCGAGTCCGACGCCGACGGCCCGCTGAGCGGCAAGACCGTCGCCGTCAAGGACAATATCAGCACCGAGGGCCTCCGGACGACCTGCGGCTCCGCGATGCTCGACGACTACGTCCCGCCGTACGACGCGACGGTTGTCGAACGCCTCAAAGAGGCGGGTGCGACCATCGTCGGCAAGGCGAACATGGACGAGTTCGGCATGGGCTCGACCACCGAGACGTCGGCGTTCGGCCCGACGAAGAACCCCGTCGACCCCGAGCGCGCTCCGGGCGGCTCTTCGGGCGGGTCGGCGGCGGCCGTCGCGGCGGGCGAGGCCGACCTCGCGCTCGGTACCGACACCGGCGGGTCGGTCCGCAACCCGGCGGCGTTCTGCGGCGTCGTCGGCATCAAACCCACTTACGGGCTGGTCTCGCGTTACGGCCTCGTCGCCTACGCCAACTCGCTGGAGCAGATCGGCCCGTTCGCGCCCACCGTCGAGGAGGCGGCCGAGCTGCTCGACGTCATCTCCGGGCCGGACGCCAAGGACGCGACGACGCACGACGAGGGCGTGAACTCCGACTATATGAGCGCCGCCGACGGCGACGTCGAGGGGCTCACGGTCGGCGTTCCGACCGAACTGGTCGAGGGCGCGGACGGACGCGTCGTCGAGACGTTCGAGGACGCGCTCTCGGAGTTGGAGGCGCAGGGCGCGGAGACGACCGAGGTGAGCCTCGAATCCGTCGGCCACGCGGTGCAGGCGTACTACGTCATCGCCATGTCCGAGGCCTCGTCGAACCTCGCGCGGTTCGACGGCGTTCGGTACGGAATCTCCGCGAGCGAAGCGGGCGGAGGCTCGGAGGGCGAGCGAAGCGAGTTCTCCGGTGAGTCGAGGGGCTACGAAGGCAACTGGAACGAGTCGTTCGCCCGCGTCCGCGAGGAGGGTTTCGGCGCGGAGGTCAAGCGCCGCGTCCTCCTCGGCACCTACGCGCTCTCGGCCGGCTACCACGACAAGTACTACAAGAAAGCCCAAGACGCCCGTGCGTGGGTGAAACAGGACTTCGACGCCGCCTTCGAGGAGGCGGACGTGCTCGCGTCGCCGACGATGCCGGTGCTCCCGCCGAAACTGGGCGAGAGCCTCGACGACCCGCTGCAGCTGTACCTCACCGACGCGAACACGGTGCCGGTGAACCTCGCGAACCTCCCCGCCATCTCGGTTCCGGCGGGCGAGTCGGAGGGACTGCCGGTGGGGCTGCAACTCATTGGTCCGAAGTTCGGCGAAGAAGAGATCGTTCGAGCGGCCAGCGCCGTCGAGCAGTAG
- a CDS encoding TM2 domain-containing protein gives MASDTGGPTGGDATAESENDTVYCRNCGEQIAAEAELCPNCGVRQRPPPSAVDDKRLVAALLAILLGSFGAHKFYLGRTKMGILYLLFFWTGLPGLVGIVEGALYLSKSREEFEAKYVEREH, from the coding sequence ATGGCGAGCGACACGGGCGGACCGACCGGAGGCGACGCGACCGCGGAGAGCGAAAACGACACCGTCTACTGTCGTAACTGCGGCGAACAGATAGCCGCCGAAGCCGAACTCTGTCCGAACTGCGGCGTCCGCCAGCGGCCGCCGCCGTCCGCCGTCGACGACAAGCGACTCGTCGCCGCTCTGTTAGCTATCCTACTGGGGTCGTTCGGCGCGCACAAGTTCTACCTCGGCCGGACGAAGATGGGGATTCTGTATTTGCTGTTCTTTTGGACTGGACTGCCGGGGCTCGTCGGCATCGTCGAGGGTGCGCTCTACCTCTCGAAGAGTCGCGAGGAGTTCGAGGCGAAGTACGTCGAGCGCGAGCACTAA
- a CDS encoding TrkH family potassium uptake protein, whose translation MVVTVSFGVWLERLDPEPDLRAREGFLMVAVTWLAVAVVGAIPYLVEAQGIPFLAPAHYPESTLANPVNALFESMSGFSTTGSTVLGSISYETHTRGIMMWRQLTQWLGGMGIVVLAVAILPELSVGGAQLMDAEAPGPGIEKLTPRIAKTARVLWGAYLGFTVLEILLLYGLHVGGMAPQMDLYNAVAHGLTTMPTGGFSPEARSIEAFSAAAQWVIIPFMAVAGTNFALIWHVLADDPLTLVQDREFRAYLGLVAVLTAIVAGLLFSGNGFVAPGTTGGTYDAAYVADTAPGIVGNLEPSVRQALFQILAMVTTTGYASLDFNAWSAPTKAVLLAAMFVGGSAGSTGGGIKIVRWYVILKSIRRELFTTAHPEAVRPVRLGGRALDERAVRGIYAFTLLYLFIFAVATVLLGLDAVRVGLDVTVLELVSASATTIGNVGPGFGFLGPMGGFLEFSNASKLLMVGLMWAGRLEILPVLVLLTPEYWQR comes from the coding sequence ATGGTCGTCACCGTGTCGTTCGGTGTGTGGCTGGAGCGGCTCGACCCCGAACCGGACCTCCGCGCGCGAGAGGGCTTTCTGATGGTCGCGGTGACGTGGTTGGCCGTCGCCGTCGTCGGCGCGATTCCGTATCTCGTCGAAGCCCAAGGCATCCCGTTTCTCGCTCCGGCACACTATCCCGAATCGACGCTGGCGAACCCGGTGAACGCACTGTTCGAGAGCATGAGCGGCTTCTCCACTACCGGTTCGACCGTCCTCGGCAGCATCTCCTACGAAACGCATACCCGCGGCATCATGATGTGGCGACAGCTCACCCAGTGGCTCGGCGGGATGGGTATCGTCGTGCTCGCCGTCGCCATCCTCCCGGAGCTCTCGGTCGGCGGCGCGCAACTGATGGACGCCGAAGCGCCCGGACCCGGTATCGAGAAACTCACGCCTCGAATCGCCAAGACGGCGCGCGTGCTGTGGGGTGCGTATCTCGGGTTCACCGTGCTCGAAATTCTGCTGCTCTACGGCCTCCACGTCGGGGGAATGGCTCCGCAGATGGATCTGTACAACGCCGTCGCTCACGGGCTGACGACGATGCCGACCGGCGGGTTCTCCCCGGAGGCGCGGAGCATCGAGGCGTTCTCGGCCGCCGCCCAGTGGGTCATCATCCCCTTCATGGCCGTCGCCGGCACCAACTTCGCGCTCATCTGGCACGTGTTGGCGGACGACCCCCTGACGCTCGTCCAGGACAGGGAGTTCCGCGCGTACCTCGGTCTCGTCGCGGTGCTCACCGCGATCGTCGCCGGACTCCTGTTCAGCGGCAACGGGTTCGTCGCACCCGGGACCACGGGCGGAACGTACGACGCCGCCTACGTCGCCGACACCGCGCCCGGAATCGTCGGCAACCTCGAACCGTCCGTACGGCAGGCGCTGTTTCAGATTCTCGCCATGGTGACGACGACGGGGTACGCCAGCCTCGACTTCAACGCGTGGAGCGCGCCGACGAAAGCCGTGCTGCTGGCCGCGATGTTCGTCGGTGGCTCCGCAGGGTCGACCGGCGGGGGAATCAAAATCGTCCGCTGGTACGTTATCCTCAAATCGATCCGCCGCGAACTGTTCACGACCGCACATCCGGAGGCGGTCCGCCCCGTCAGACTCGGCGGACGCGCGCTCGACGAACGGGCGGTCCGCGGTATCTACGCCTTCACGCTGCTGTACCTCTTCATCTTCGCCGTCGCCACGGTACTGCTCGGACTGGACGCCGTCCGGGTCGGTCTCGACGTGACGGTGCTGGAACTGGTGAGCGCGTCGGCGACGACCATCGGCAACGTCGGTCCGGGGTTCGGCTTCCTCGGACCGATGGGCGGCTTCTTGGAGTTCTCGAACGCCTCGAAGCTGCTGATGGTCGGGCTGATGTGGGCCGGTCGGCTGGAGATTCTTCCCGTACTGGTGCTTCTGACGCCGGAGTACTGGCAGCGGTGA
- the trkA gene encoding Trk system potassium transporter TrkA — MRVIIIGAGQVGESIASDLDGSHEVIVVERDANRVDDLTYSLDVLAVQGDGTSLSVLRDAGIDEADMLIATTDNDETNIVACATAKAVSDAFTVARVKNTEHLRTWQQSGDAFGIDFMVCTNLLAAEAIVRIIGLPAARDVDPFAEGRVQMAEFEVSADSPVADQTVREADRFDSLTFAAILRNGEVVIPRGESVIGAGDRVVVIGSPESVQAFSDALVPAESPGSPEEVVIVGGSEVGFHVARLLEERGLRPRLIEYDADRARRLAEELPGTIVMESDATNAEFLEREHVGDADVVVSALDSDEKNLLVSLLSTRLGAGRTVAVIDTPAYVELFETVGVDVGLNPREVVAEEITRFTHEGGAENVALIESDKAEVLEIEVDNDSVLVGRPIKEVMTELPTGVVVGAITRHDEFVTPRGDTVVEPGDHVVVFVDIEVLDDVTPKL, encoded by the coding sequence GCTTCGGACCTCGACGGGAGCCACGAGGTAATCGTCGTCGAGCGGGACGCCAACCGCGTCGACGACCTGACGTACTCGCTGGACGTGCTCGCCGTTCAGGGCGACGGAACCTCGCTGTCGGTGCTCCGAGACGCCGGTATCGACGAAGCGGACATGCTCATCGCGACGACCGACAACGACGAGACGAACATCGTCGCCTGCGCGACGGCGAAAGCCGTCAGCGACGCGTTCACCGTCGCGCGCGTGAAGAACACCGAACATCTCCGCACGTGGCAGCAGTCCGGCGACGCCTTCGGCATCGACTTCATGGTCTGTACCAACCTGCTCGCCGCCGAGGCCATCGTCCGAATCATCGGCCTCCCGGCCGCCCGCGACGTCGACCCGTTCGCCGAGGGTCGCGTCCAGATGGCGGAGTTCGAGGTGAGCGCCGACAGTCCGGTCGCCGACCAGACTGTGCGCGAGGCCGACCGCTTCGACTCGTTGACGTTCGCAGCCATCCTCCGAAACGGCGAGGTCGTCATCCCCCGCGGGGAGTCGGTCATCGGCGCCGGCGACCGAGTCGTCGTCATCGGCAGCCCCGAGAGCGTGCAGGCGTTCTCGGACGCGCTCGTCCCCGCCGAGTCGCCGGGGTCGCCCGAGGAGGTCGTCATCGTCGGGGGGAGCGAAGTCGGCTTCCACGTCGCCCGACTCCTCGAGGAACGCGGTCTCCGCCCCCGCCTCATCGAGTACGACGCCGACCGGGCGCGCCGTCTCGCCGAGGAACTGCCGGGGACCATCGTGATGGAGAGCGACGCGACGAACGCCGAGTTCCTCGAACGCGAACACGTCGGCGACGCCGACGTCGTCGTCTCCGCGCTCGACTCCGACGAGAAGAACCTCCTCGTTTCGCTTCTCTCCACTCGCCTCGGCGCGGGCCGGACGGTGGCGGTCATCGACACGCCCGCGTACGTCGAACTGTTCGAGACGGTCGGCGTCGACGTGGGGCTGAACCCCCGCGAGGTCGTCGCCGAGGAGATAACCCGCTTCACTCACGAGGGCGGCGCGGAGAACGTCGCGCTCATCGAGAGCGACAAGGCGGAGGTCCTCGAAATCGAGGTCGACAACGACAGCGTCCTCGTGGGCCGACCCATTAAGGAGGTCATGACGGAACTGCCCACTGGCGTCGTTGTCGGTGCCATCACCCGTCACGACGAGTTCGTCACGCCGCGCGGAGACACCGTCGTCGAACCCGGCGACCACGTCGTCGTCTTCGTCGATATCGAGGTACTCGACGACGTGACGCCGAAGCTCTGA